From one uncultured Paludibacter sp. genomic stretch:
- a CDS encoding Response regulator receiver domain protein, whose product MENLIKIFLIDDSEIHLAGLKWLLSENKSVSVTGCAKCGKEVLGSKELTQSDVVLLDISLETESDGLDLVEPIFSINKTVKIIVLSQHKEVSFIVKAIQKGVSAYIAKDTSIDEINAVINLAIKGNGFFLGETIPKISLLNFITENNNNHHPKPWNLSEREITIIELLSKGFISKEIADKLNINITTVESHKENIKQKLGCKTIIEVIVFAMKNGLIS is encoded by the coding sequence ATGGAAAATCTAATCAAAATATTTTTAATTGATGATTCTGAGATTCATTTAGCGGGATTAAAATGGTTGTTGTCGGAAAACAAGAGCGTTTCCGTAACAGGTTGTGCCAAGTGTGGCAAAGAGGTGTTGGGGAGTAAAGAATTAACTCAATCCGATGTGGTTTTGCTTGATATTTCACTCGAAACCGAAAGCGATGGTTTGGACTTGGTTGAACCTATTTTCTCTATTAATAAAACGGTAAAAATTATAGTTCTTTCGCAACATAAAGAGGTGAGTTTTATTGTAAAAGCCATTCAAAAGGGCGTTTCAGCTTATATAGCAAAAGATACTTCCATTGATGAGATTAATGCCGTAATAAATTTAGCGATCAAAGGCAATGGATTTTTTCTTGGGGAAACCATTCCAAAAATCAGTTTGTTGAATTTTATAACCGAAAATAATAATAATCATCATCCCAAACCTTGGAATTTAAGCGAAAGGGAAATAACAATTATCGAGTTGCTCTCCAAAGGATTCATTTCTAAAGAAATAGCAGATAAGCTCAATATCAACATCACTACTGTTGAAAGCCACAAAGAAAATATCAAACAAAAACTCGGCTGCAAAACCATTATTGAAGTAATCGTTTTTGCAATGAAAAACGGATTGATCTCATAA
- a CDS encoding hypothetical protein (Evidence 5 : Unknown function) — MKKGILILIAFLALFGCNKKCETNNTFLLQIINGSEKSCEVEFVELKYTITMQAKEQREIECPAGSLKLNISRTNDNPTNSNDWTPTKTVTEKNVTGYSCDKKQVII, encoded by the coding sequence ATGAAAAAGGGAATTTTAATACTAATTGCTTTTTTAGCACTATTTGGATGTAATAAAAAATGTGAAACGAATAATACATTTCTACTTCAGATTATAAACGGTAGCGAAAAATCGTGCGAAGTAGAGTTTGTTGAATTGAAATATACAATAACAATGCAAGCAAAAGAACAGAGAGAAATAGAATGTCCTGCTGGTTCTTTGAAATTAAATATTTCACGAACAAATGATAATCCAACAAATTCAAATGATTGGACTCCAACTAAAACAGTAACAGAAAAAAATGTTACAGGATATTCGTGTGATAAAAAACAAGTAATTATATAA
- a CDS encoding hypothetical protein (Evidence 5 : Unknown function): MLLIQNLHCIPLSFKGKNIKIPLEKSLEGKFLHSCFVLSSEEDCVIFSPYKNEMLTQLFDNEHLHFFLSLNDETKKHEINNAFFSIKNYNVKFSPFKINKEIDTEKSFFFSESTFENAGANTSLYFTWGEKEKKYFDKKISEQAEFQLTKNANTVTFLNEFVNSELLKGKKIKKIGCKINESYSPAYLDIICKDGRKMEYIPASLLQLPDEFEIFFDNIEIDLEKSRFLIPTFNEKEYKYEIRFGW; the protein is encoded by the coding sequence ATGCTCCTCATTCAAAATCTACATTGCATTCCTCTTTCTTTTAAAGGAAAAAATATAAAAATCCCATTGGAAAAGTCATTGGAAGGAAAATTCCTTCATTCGTGTTTTGTGCTTTCATCAGAAGAAGATTGTGTGATTTTTAGTCCGTATAAAAACGAGATGCTGACACAATTATTTGATAATGAACATCTTCACTTTTTTCTTTCCTTGAACGATGAAACAAAAAAACATGAAATAAACAATGCATTTTTCAGCATAAAAAACTATAATGTAAAGTTTTCACCATTCAAAATAAATAAAGAAATAGACACCGAAAAATCGTTTTTCTTCTCAGAATCTACGTTTGAAAATGCCGGTGCAAACACATCGCTTTATTTTACGTGGGGAGAAAAAGAAAAAAAATATTTCGACAAAAAAATATCGGAACAAGCAGAATTTCAATTGACTAAAAATGCAAATACCGTTACTTTTTTAAATGAGTTTGTAAACAGTGAACTTTTAAAAGGAAAGAAAATTAAAAAAATCGGTTGTAAAATCAATGAATCATATTCACCTGCTTATTTGGATATTATCTGCAAAGACGGACGAAAAATGGAATACATTCCTGCCTCTCTTTTGCAACTTCCGGATGAATTTGAAATTTTCTTCGACAATATCGAAATTGATTTGGAAAAGTCGCGTTTTTTAATTCCCACGTTTAACGAAAAAGAATACAAATACGAGATTCGTTTCGGGTGGTAA
- a CDS encoding conserved hypothetical protein (Evidence 4 : Unknown function but conserved in other organisms), with translation MIYSTLTESACIESLHPQFKMLFDYLKENDLLKTPLGRIELDGDNLFINNVDSQLYPAEERALEAHKDYLDIQIPLDVPETIGIKPTADCKTIKTPYNKEKDILFFNDKPTNFIQIHPGEFIVLYPEDAHAPLIGEGNIRKLVVKIKI, from the coding sequence ATGATTTATTCAACATTAACTGAAAGTGCGTGCATTGAAAGTTTGCATCCGCAATTTAAAATGTTATTTGATTATTTGAAAGAAAATGATTTATTAAAAACTCCTCTTGGCAGAATTGAATTGGATGGCGATAACTTGTTTATCAATAATGTAGATTCTCAACTCTATCCCGCAGAAGAACGAGCTTTAGAGGCGCATAAAGATTATTTGGATATTCAAATTCCATTGGATGTTCCTGAAACGATAGGAATTAAACCCACTGCGGATTGTAAAACAATTAAAACTCCTTACAACAAAGAAAAAGATATTCTGTTTTTTAATGATAAACCAACCAATTTCATTCAAATTCATCCGGGAGAATTTATTGTATTATATCCGGAAGATGCACATGCACCGCTGATAGGAGAAGGAAATATAAGAAAACTGGTTGTAAAAATAAAAATATAG
- a CDS encoding putative glucosamine-6-phosphate deaminase-like protein BT_0258 (Evidence 3 : Putative function from multiple computational evidences) has protein sequence MIFDLSSKITLERIPTRYFRPSDALEATRQTRYEKLRTDIYETEKKGALAAANEVAALIREKQKKNQSCVLGLPGGSSPLNLYAELVRLHTKEGLSFKNVYVFNVSEFYPVEKNRHSNAKIIREYLISKVDLPENHFFTPDENIKRNEVLEFCQNYEQKIEELGGLDLVIGTIGQVGNLAYNEQGSQTSSTTRLMLLDAQSRSDLSQFYIRAAEVPVSAITMGLATILSAKKVILIAWGENKAKILKEIIEGQANDSVPASFLQLHKNAHAILDLSSSQFLTRISHPWLVGSCEWTDKLIRRAIVWLCNQTKKPILKLTNKDYNKYGLDELLALYGSAYNVNIKIFNDLQRTITGWPGGKPNADDSNRPERALPYPKRVIIFSPHPDDDVISMGGTFQRLVDQGHIVHVAYETSGNIAVGDDEAIRYLGLMKNVLERFDPADNVLKQKYETMLRFLKEEKKTGDSDTPDVLYLKGWIRREEARAACRYNGVPIERVHHLDLPFYETGKIKKGDISEKDVRIIMNLLQEVEPHQIFVAGDLADPHGTHKICLDAVLGAIHELINEEWMKDCRVWMYRGAWAEWEIDHIEMAVPISPEELRKKRNSILKHQSQMESAPFMGNDERLFWQRAEERNQATAKMYNELGLAAYEAIEAFVEYKKM, from the coding sequence ATGATTTTCGATTTAAGCTCAAAAATAACGTTGGAACGTATTCCCACAAGGTATTTTCGTCCAAGCGACGCTCTGGAAGCTACAAGGCAAACCCGTTATGAAAAACTTCGCACCGATATTTACGAGACTGAAAAAAAAGGAGCGCTGGCTGCCGCCAATGAAGTCGCTGCATTAATACGTGAGAAACAAAAGAAAAATCAATCGTGTGTGCTGGGATTGCCGGGCGGTTCTTCACCCCTGAATTTATATGCAGAGTTAGTGCGATTGCATACAAAAGAGGGATTGTCGTTTAAGAATGTATATGTTTTTAACGTGTCGGAATTTTATCCGGTGGAAAAAAATCGTCACTCCAACGCAAAAATAATCCGTGAATACTTGATAAGTAAAGTTGATTTACCTGAAAATCATTTCTTCACTCCGGACGAAAACATAAAACGGAACGAAGTGCTGGAATTTTGTCAGAATTATGAACAGAAAATAGAGGAACTTGGAGGTTTGGATTTGGTAATCGGCACTATCGGACAGGTTGGAAATTTAGCTTATAATGAACAGGGCTCGCAAACAAGTTCTACTACACGTTTGATGCTTTTAGATGCGCAGTCGCGTTCAGATTTAAGTCAATTTTACATACGTGCGGCAGAAGTTCCCGTAAGTGCTATTACGATGGGGCTTGCAACCATTCTTTCTGCAAAAAAAGTAATTCTTATTGCCTGGGGCGAAAATAAAGCAAAAATTCTCAAAGAAATTATTGAAGGACAAGCGAATGACAGTGTTCCTGCTTCTTTTTTGCAATTACATAAAAATGCACACGCCATACTCGATTTAAGCTCCTCACAATTTCTTACTCGCATCAGCCACCCGTGGTTAGTTGGATCTTGCGAATGGACAGATAAATTGATACGTCGTGCTATTGTGTGGTTATGTAATCAAACAAAAAAACCAATATTAAAATTGACAAATAAAGATTATAATAAATACGGTTTGGATGAATTGTTAGCGCTTTATGGCTCTGCTTATAATGTTAATATAAAGATTTTTAATGATTTACAACGGACAATTACAGGTTGGCCCGGAGGAAAACCGAATGCAGATGATAGCAACCGACCTGAACGGGCGTTACCATATCCAAAACGGGTAATTATTTTTAGTCCGCATCCCGACGATGATGTGATTTCGATGGGAGGAACGTTTCAACGGCTTGTAGATCAGGGACATATTGTTCACGTGGCATATGAAACATCGGGGAACATTGCAGTGGGCGATGATGAAGCTATTCGTTATTTGGGACTGATGAAGAATGTATTGGAACGTTTTGACCCGGCTGATAATGTGTTGAAACAAAAATATGAAACCATGCTCCGTTTTTTGAAAGAAGAAAAGAAAACCGGAGATAGCGATACACCTGATGTTCTGTATTTAAAAGGATGGATACGAAGAGAAGAAGCGAGAGCTGCTTGTCGTTATAATGGCGTTCCTATTGAAAGAGTTCATCATTTGGATTTACCTTTTTATGAAACAGGAAAGATTAAAAAAGGCGATATTTCAGAAAAAGATGTTCGTATTATTATGAATTTATTGCAGGAAGTTGAACCACATCAAATTTTTGTGGCGGGAGATTTAGCAGACCCGCACGGAACGCATAAAATTTGTTTGGATGCAGTTTTGGGCGCTATTCATGAGCTTATAAACGAAGAATGGATGAAAGATTGTCGCGTTTGGATGTATCGAGGTGCGTGGGCTGAATGGGAAATTGACCACATTGAAATGGCTGTGCCGATTAGTCCGGAGGAATTGCGTAAAAAACGAAATTCCATTCTTAAACATCAGTCGCAAATGGAAAGTGCACCGTTTATGGGAAACGATGAGCGTCTTTTTTGGCAGCGGGCAGAAGAACGGAATCAAGCTACCGCTAAAATGTATAACGAATTAGGATTAGCGGCTTACGAAGCGATAGAAGCTTTTGTAGAGTATAAAAAAATGTAA
- a CDS encoding conserved exported hypothetical protein (Evidence 4 : Unknown function but conserved in other organisms) has protein sequence MKRPTSFFWCLFGFLQLLNAQNTSSFQVKNDYYTRFQNFSTTDGLSNNSVLGIVQDYNGMMWFATMDGLNRFDGYNFTVYKHESNNPQSLSNSFITCVELDKYGNLWVGTQNGLNRYDRKTNSFIRYFHSEKNQSITNDYIKALLADNDGFLWIETHGAACDRFDIQENKFTHLSHKIGEFEGDYYYHQILKDTKNNVWIGGRCFMPFKIVNGNLNQVINDIPVVGVGFQDINSYVETSDGKIIGFSYEKAVAVYNKNRNVFEKIEGLKLPGNPCRAVIDKKDRIWAGGYEGLQLIDLKNKTMKTFFNQPQNNFSIPSNTVYFVYKDKDENIWLGTNHGIGLYSEKWNFFRHYRQLFDNDKSLSSNHISALMQDKDSLLWVGTEENGVDTVSFINEAFGNIKYNILNQKIDEKTFLRERENLKDYFLRGLIKCTDKNRSSESIFKNYQSFRTAPLAFSSANENAVTTVFQDSRDKIYIGIYSNTGFNCYDKHSKKIKRYALQGFTAPRVLMMYVQDPAGGNWYKQFLEDDKEHLWAVTWEALGLNLFDRDKERFDGKHFYTTRNLRTGVKKIQFDKKHNRFWMCVGECVSYYDFSNNKYHRIGTKLPKNIPNYDTHQRYYPYLKCDLTNLPTDFSVKSFELDNAGNIWLVGMNAIVKMCISDLKTEIYPFQTSKNSGNDNSSDLMTFSDDYRILWFSNGNDFYQMQVNTGKIERLTFKGIDKYNYLHKIGNTIWIGANNGIWIFNTNNSTCRQLEKSHFKDNIQLSEVVKIIEEKNGNIWVGCKEGLIKIFQGKERERYYFNEKGILGSTITDIFIDSRNQLWVGTNNGLVMIKLKNKQLVFFTANSKNKYALIHNHIKAIGEDFENNIWISTEKGFCKYETKNGRFIDLSEPDDDCISSRLGSCLIQDKKGNLWYGTTDKGLNRIDAVTEKITHYSYHEWDGTGISSNNIACLHQDKKGRIWIGTDRGLNFFDESKNKFIHFTTENGLPDNNIMSIQEDGSGNLWISTIKGLCCFNFDTKTSHNFYRTNGLADDEFSAASCVLKNGNLAFGGYNGFLVFNPDSLSKKRNAFSTVLYDFKVNDSLRFTNVENLQKITLKFADNSFTVNFTSSDYAYAKALKYRYKLKGFDKDWIYSDASVRKAKYTNLRWGNYTFFAESSNPFGEFNGKPTEIFIRVKTPWFVSWWFVLLCLGAMIFAVYIIIRRRERKLQTENLRLETTVKQRTAELQETNSKLTESESNLQKALDTKDKFFSIISHDLRNPSRSMSQMADLLYQNFEKLDKTQAADFLRMLSETAKNNNQLIEKLLFWAISQQQDFPAKPIVFEVCEMIQSAIEQVKSDAELKKINIKSIACKPMNVFADRNMMETVLRNLLSNALKYSFEKGEIIISTEEKTDEVEISVTDFGIGMEQSELDKLFKIENKLRKDGTNGEKGTGLGLILCAEFVWKNNGKIFAESTKNQKTIITFTILKESRVKKQDN, from the coding sequence ATGAAAAGACCAACATCTTTTTTTTGGTGTTTATTTGGCTTTCTTCAACTTTTGAATGCACAAAATACGTCTTCATTTCAGGTAAAAAATGATTATTATACACGTTTTCAAAATTTTTCTACTACCGATGGTTTAAGTAATAATTCCGTTTTGGGAATAGTACAGGATTATAACGGAATGATGTGGTTTGCTACAATGGATGGACTAAATCGTTTTGACGGATATAATTTTACTGTATACAAACACGAATCAAATAATCCTCAATCACTTTCCAATAGTTTTATAACTTGCGTTGAATTAGATAAATACGGCAATCTTTGGGTAGGAACGCAAAACGGGCTCAACCGTTACGACCGCAAAACAAACTCTTTTATTCGTTATTTCCACAGCGAAAAAAATCAAAGTATTACCAACGATTACATCAAGGCATTGCTTGCCGATAATGATGGATTTTTATGGATTGAAACACATGGAGCAGCGTGTGACAGATTTGATATTCAAGAAAATAAATTCACTCACCTTTCTCATAAAATCGGCGAATTTGAAGGCGATTATTATTATCACCAAATTTTAAAAGATACGAAAAACAATGTTTGGATTGGAGGAAGATGCTTTATGCCGTTCAAAATTGTAAATGGAAATCTAAATCAGGTAATAAATGACATTCCGGTAGTTGGAGTAGGATTTCAGGATATAAATTCGTATGTGGAAACTTCCGATGGAAAAATTATAGGTTTTTCTTATGAAAAAGCAGTGGCTGTTTACAATAAAAACAGGAATGTTTTTGAAAAGATTGAAGGTTTAAAACTTCCCGGAAATCCTTGCCGGGCGGTGATTGATAAAAAAGACAGAATTTGGGCTGGAGGTTACGAGGGTTTACAGCTTATTGATTTGAAAAACAAGACGATGAAAACATTTTTTAATCAACCGCAGAATAATTTTTCCATTCCTTCCAACACGGTTTATTTTGTTTACAAGGATAAAGATGAAAATATCTGGTTGGGAACAAATCACGGAATTGGCTTGTATTCCGAAAAATGGAATTTTTTCCGTCATTACCGTCAACTGTTTGATAATGATAAAAGTCTGTCGTCCAATCACATATCAGCTTTAATGCAGGATAAAGACAGTTTACTCTGGGTAGGAACGGAAGAAAACGGCGTGGATACGGTTTCTTTTATTAACGAGGCATTTGGAAATATCAAATACAATATCTTAAATCAAAAAATAGATGAAAAAACTTTTTTGCGTGAACGTGAAAATCTAAAAGATTATTTCCTGCGCGGACTGATAAAATGTACCGATAAAAATCGTTCTTCTGAAAGTATTTTTAAAAATTATCAATCTTTTAGAACAGCTCCGCTTGCTTTTTCTTCTGCTAATGAAAATGCTGTAACAACTGTTTTTCAAGATAGCAGAGATAAAATTTACATCGGAATTTATTCCAATACCGGATTTAATTGTTACGATAAACATAGTAAGAAAATAAAACGTTACGCTTTACAAGGATTTACCGCTCCGAGAGTACTTATGATGTATGTTCAAGATCCGGCAGGAGGAAATTGGTACAAACAATTTTTGGAAGACGATAAAGAACACCTGTGGGCAGTAACTTGGGAAGCGCTTGGACTTAATCTGTTTGACAGAGATAAGGAACGTTTTGACGGAAAGCATTTTTACACAACGCGTAATTTAAGAACCGGCGTAAAAAAAATACAATTTGACAAAAAACATAACAGATTTTGGATGTGTGTAGGTGAATGTGTCAGTTATTATGATTTTAGCAACAACAAATATCACCGGATTGGTACAAAATTGCCCAAAAATATCCCAAATTATGATACTCATCAACGTTATTATCCCTATCTGAAATGCGACTTGACAAATTTACCGACAGATTTTAGCGTTAAATCATTTGAGTTGGACAACGCCGGAAATATTTGGTTGGTTGGAATGAATGCGATAGTTAAAATGTGCATCTCGGATTTAAAAACCGAAATATATCCTTTTCAAACATCCAAGAACAGCGGAAATGATAACTCAAGCGATTTGATGACTTTCAGCGATGATTACCGGATACTTTGGTTTTCTAATGGGAATGATTTTTATCAAATGCAGGTAAATACGGGGAAAATTGAACGTCTTACTTTCAAAGGAATAGATAAATACAATTATTTACACAAAATAGGAAATACAATTTGGATTGGAGCAAATAATGGAATTTGGATTTTTAACACGAACAACAGTACTTGCAGACAATTGGAAAAATCACACTTTAAAGACAATATTCAATTGTCGGAAGTAGTAAAAATTATAGAAGAAAAAAACGGGAATATTTGGGTAGGATGTAAAGAGGGATTGATAAAAATATTTCAGGGAAAAGAAAGAGAACGATATTATTTTAATGAGAAAGGAATATTAGGTTCTACTATTACCGATATTTTTATTGATAGCCGAAATCAACTTTGGGTGGGTACAAACAACGGATTAGTAATGATAAAGCTGAAAAATAAACAACTTGTGTTTTTTACGGCAAATTCAAAGAATAAATATGCGCTGATACACAATCACATAAAGGCAATAGGTGAAGATTTTGAAAATAATATTTGGATTTCGACTGAAAAAGGTTTCTGCAAGTATGAAACAAAAAACGGTCGGTTTATTGACTTAAGCGAACCCGACGATGATTGTATTTCGTCCCGCCTGGGAAGTTGTCTTATTCAGGATAAAAAGGGAAATCTTTGGTACGGAACAACCGATAAAGGTTTAAATAGAATAGATGCCGTTACCGAAAAAATCACACATTACAGTTATCACGAGTGGGACGGTACAGGAATTTCATCGAACAATATCGCGTGTCTTCATCAGGACAAAAAAGGACGAATTTGGATAGGAACCGACAGAGGATTGAATTTTTTTGATGAAAGTAAAAATAAATTTATACATTTTACAACAGAAAACGGTCTGCCCGATAACAACATAATGTCCATTCAGGAAGATGGAAGTGGAAATCTGTGGATAAGTACAATCAAAGGGCTTTGTTGTTTTAATTTCGATACAAAAACATCTCACAATTTTTATCGCACAAACGGACTTGCCGATGATGAATTCTCCGCAGCTTCGTGTGTTTTGAAAAACGGAAATCTCGCTTTTGGTGGTTATAATGGCTTTCTCGTATTCAATCCCGATAGTTTATCTAAAAAACGAAATGCTTTCTCAACTGTTTTATACGATTTCAAAGTGAATGATAGTCTGCGGTTTACAAATGTTGAAAACCTGCAAAAAATCACATTGAAATTTGCCGATAATTCATTTACGGTGAATTTTACTTCTTCCGATTATGCTTATGCAAAAGCGTTGAAGTACAGATATAAGCTGAAAGGATTTGACAAAGATTGGATTTATTCGGATGCTTCCGTTCGTAAAGCGAAATATACGAATTTGCGATGGGGAAATTATACTTTTTTTGCTGAAAGTTCTAATCCTTTTGGCGAATTCAACGGAAAACCCACCGAAATTTTCATTCGCGTGAAAACACCTTGGTTTGTTTCGTGGTGGTTTGTTCTGTTATGTTTGGGAGCGATGATCTTTGCGGTTTATATAATTATCAGGCGTCGTGAAAGAAAATTACAAACAGAAAATTTACGCTTGGAAACTACCGTAAAACAACGGACGGCAGAATTACAGGAAACTAATTCAAAACTAACAGAATCAGAGTCAAACCTCCAAAAAGCATTGGATACCAAAGACAAGTTTTTTTCCATTATTTCGCACGATTTGCGCAATCCGTCCCGTTCAATGAGCCAAATGGCAGATTTACTGTATCAGAACTTTGAAAAATTAGACAAAACACAAGCAGCAGACTTTTTACGAATGCTTTCTGAAACGGCAAAAAACAACAATCAACTGATTGAAAAACTTCTTTTTTGGGCTATTTCGCAACAACAAGATTTTCCCGCCAAACCTATTGTTTTTGAAGTTTGTGAAATGATCCAAAGCGCTATAGAGCAAGTGAAATCTGATGCTGAATTAAAGAAAATAAACATAAAATCAATTGCTTGTAAGCCGATGAATGTTTTTGCCGACCGAAATATGATGGAAACCGTTTTGCGCAATTTGTTGAGTAATGCTTTAAAGTATTCCTTTGAAAAAGGAGAAATCATTATTTCTACCGAAGAAAAAACAGATGAAGTTGAAATAAGCGTAACTGATTTTGGAATTGGGATGGAACAAAGTGAATTGGATAAACTGTTCAAAATAGAAAACAAACTCAGAAAAGATGGAACCAATGGAGAAAAAGGTACCGGACTGGGTTTAATACTTTGTGCGGAGTTTGTTTGGAAAAACAATGGAAAAATTTTTGCCGAAAGTACTAAAAATCAGAAAACTATCATTACTTTTACGATTTTAAAAGAATCAAGAGTCAAGAAACAAGACAATTAG
- a CDS encoding exported hypothetical protein (Evidence 5 : Unknown function), whose product MKTKNIVTCAIACLLLFSQNLSSQTDILYFMQNVPIRNELNPGFVPTQKVYITLFSSDYVGLMTNSFAPSDFVKSINGEMRTAFNKNGDSQSFLNSLKSENYINAESKLNIFSLGFKLKKNYFSVGVSERIISSANVPYNLLWLLLEGLPKTNETKNLDLTSLAMDASTYLEPALGYTREVLPNLAVGAKVKFLMGQMHGDISFSRLNLNGNYSSSTLTGAGALQFYTPFEIPAGDDGSPNMDSVKFSSKFFTKPCGSGVAFDLGAVYKPLENLTLSISLTDLGSLSWNKNNWTGTVKTQTDFQNVSFKVNDDYDNASGGDSLKNAFSFSQKDTKTTSKLTSHTRIGVEYAILDNKIGFGVLYDYRKSTYYSEGIFTGSVNFRPFYALNASIAYSQLNAKSGSIGAGLNFNILGMSIYALSDYIPVSFADSYVPKTNHINVQAGMIFTFGRIKKENKKVQDQKIKEKQTDNENSEQKQQEKTDENPAEQSTN is encoded by the coding sequence ATGAAAACTAAAAACATTGTTACCTGCGCGATAGCTTGCTTGTTGCTGTTTTCGCAGAATCTTTCGTCGCAAACGGATATTTTGTATTTTATGCAAAACGTTCCGATACGAAATGAATTAAATCCGGGTTTTGTTCCTACACAAAAAGTGTACATTACTTTATTTTCAAGTGATTACGTAGGATTAATGACTAATTCTTTTGCGCCCAGTGATTTTGTAAAATCCATCAACGGAGAAATGAGAACCGCATTTAACAAAAATGGTGATTCGCAAAGTTTTTTAAATTCCTTGAAATCTGAAAATTACATCAATGCCGAAAGTAAATTAAATATATTCAGTTTGGGATTTAAGTTGAAAAAAAACTATTTCTCTGTAGGTGTTTCAGAGCGTATAATTTCATCTGCAAATGTTCCTTATAATTTGTTGTGGCTTTTATTGGAAGGTCTTCCAAAAACAAACGAAACAAAAAATCTGGATTTGACTTCATTGGCGATGGATGCTTCAACTTACTTGGAACCTGCGCTCGGATACACAAGAGAAGTCTTACCTAACTTAGCAGTGGGCGCTAAAGTGAAATTTTTAATGGGACAAATGCACGGCGATATTTCTTTTAGCAGATTAAATCTCAATGGAAATTACTCATCCTCTACACTTACGGGAGCGGGAGCTTTACAATTTTACACACCGTTTGAAATTCCGGCAGGCGATGATGGTTCTCCGAATATGGATTCAGTCAAATTTAGTTCCAAATTTTTTACAAAACCTTGCGGGTCAGGCGTAGCTTTTGATCTTGGCGCAGTTTATAAACCGTTAGAAAATTTGACATTGTCTATTTCTTTAACCGATTTAGGATCTTTAAGTTGGAATAAAAATAATTGGACAGGAACTGTAAAAACTCAAACCGATTTTCAGAATGTATCTTTCAAAGTAAATGATGATTACGATAATGCCTCAGGTGGCGATTCATTAAAAAATGCTTTTAGTTTTTCTCAAAAAGATACAAAAACTACTTCAAAACTCACATCGCATACAAGAATAGGAGTGGAATATGCTATTCTTGATAATAAAATCGGATTTGGCGTATTATACGATTACAGAAAAAGCACATATTACTCCGAAGGAATTTTTACGGGCTCTGTTAATTTCCGTCCGTTTTATGCGCTCAATGCTTCCATTGCATATTCACAACTTAATGCTAAATCAGGAAGTATAGGAGCGGGATTGAATTTTAACATACTCGGTATGAGCATTTATGCATTAAGCGATTACATCCCGGTTTCTTTTGCCGATAGTTATGTCCCCAAAACAAACCATATTAATGTACAGGCAGGAATGATCTTCACTTTTGGAAGAATAAAAAAAGAAAATAAAAAAGTGCAAGATCAAAAAATAAAAGAAAAACAAACCGATAATGAAAATAGCGAACAGAAACAACAAGAAAAAACAGATGAAAACCCTGCAGAACAATCTACTAATTAA
- a CDS encoding exported hypothetical protein (Evidence 5 : Unknown function), whose protein sequence is MKKQIIYLAFILMAAITSFSGCKDDNEEENAKIQYKWTIDKIEFYSKAGTLVHTEDYTDLGVYMTFKADGTFETNAMNDGTITIGMYVYKDDTLTLSYTENGQAQTDETTVLLLNSTNVEIKVLDVNMGEDESGNDITGDMIIYCHH, encoded by the coding sequence ATGAAAAAACAAATCATTTATTTGGCTTTTATTCTAATGGCTGCAATCACTTCTTTTTCAGGTTGTAAAGATGATAACGAGGAAGAGAATGCAAAAATACAGTATAAATGGACAATAGACAAAATTGAATTTTATTCAAAAGCAGGAACATTAGTACACACAGAAGACTATACTGACTTGGGAGTTTATATGACCTTCAAAGCCGATGGTACATTTGAGACCAATGCGATGAATGATGGAACTATTACTATAGGAATGTATGTCTATAAAGACGATACACTAACTCTATCCTACACAGAAAATGGGCAAGCTCAAACAGATGAAACTACTGTTCTTTTACTTAATTCTACCAATGTAGAAATTAAAGTATTGGATGTAAATATGGGAGAAGATGAGAGTGGAAATGATATAACAGGCGATATGATTATTTATTGCCATCATTAA